A region of the Phaseolus vulgaris cultivar G19833 chromosome 11, P. vulgaris v2.0, whole genome shotgun sequence genome:
aacttaaaaaataaatacataataatataattaacttttattttttgaagTTTTAGGATATCAACATAACCGGCAAAGTTACTCCTTCTattcaaattgttttaaaattatcGCATATTAGTTGAATTGAAGTTAATGTTAATGGTGTAAATAGAGATTGTTCGTTCAAGAGATACGGTTTGTTCAGAAATTTTTAAAGGTAGTCGGAGTAACTATATtggtaacttttttatttattgtgtaACTCTACTTTTTTGTTTATGTCAAATTTTTCTCTCTCCTTAGGTTCTTCCTTAAAATCTGGTGAGAAAATGGAGTTTAAAATATTACATGTCTTTCATAGGAaattattaaactaaaaaaactataaatctTAGGAAGAAGAATTATTGTGTATCTTATTCTTTTTTATGATATAGTTTATGTAATAACATATGTTTGATGAATTTTAAAGTTTCTTAGTCTATATGAAATGTCAAAGTTTATAATAATCTCTAATAaagattttataataataattcttaaaagaaaatgtaaaactcacatttatgtataatttaattagaaataactagtagattttataaaaaaaaatatgatgttCTAACTATACACAACcatataataagaaaaatgaagacTTACGGTTTATTTATgaacttatttataaatatagatttaatgaaatttttgtTTATCTTTATAAACCCAATCAAAATGATAACTATGTGATAAAAGAATGTATAAGACATATTCGGAAAGACTATCAACTCATCATAATATAATTCATCCCAATCCAATAGTtatgttaatttatatttagtCAAATAAGTTATTTATGTATGTTTACTTCAgttactataagaaaattaataaacaaaaaataattttaaaaataaaaataaataaattaaattatatattattttaaagattaataaaattattaatatttaaaaaatatatttaattaaatattaatttaaaaattatttatttataaataaaaaataatttaaatattaatatttttatttttaaaataatatttaatttagttaatttaatagttagttaaaattagtttttatttaatatttttttagtggaataattttttttaataactggATATACTTAATATTTGTATTGAAAATTTGTTGTATTAAGTTAaagataataatgaaataatgaACGGTAATAGTGGAATAATGATGATAGTGGTAGAGACCAGaataacaattataaaattatattatcaataatGTGTTGGTTgaatataaaaatgttaaacaGCATAACCGGTGGTTATGACAGAAAAATAAAGTTCCCACTAAGAACCATGTGGTGGTGAAAGCAAAAAAGtctttcaatatatttttatttattttggaatcaaattttgaatttagGTGTTGGACCAGAGCGCTCAGAGCTCAACACTTGGAGGTTGGAACTCAGCACTTGTCATAGACAGGTCAGCTCGACTTTTGGTTCTGGTTGGCAAGTCATGTGATGGGATCCCAAATGTATGTATTAACCTTTTTAGTAGGTTTACTGCAACCTTGCGTACACAAGGCCTAGTGACCAACAAGGGGTATTTATGGACCTAGGGGTGTGCTTAGTGTGCATGAGGTCTAACTCAAgtaaaacattttcttttaaacCTAAGCCCATGTGTGTTAGGTCACGTAAAAGCTTAAGTTGCATGTATGATGCGTAGCGCCACGTTGAGGGTGCCTACGTAAACAGACTGGACCCTTGATGCTGGTACATGAATTGAtaccctggtggttattctgttatgATTTTATGCACTCCAAGGAGGAAAGATTTTGTTCGGTTGCATCTCCAAGAGAGGGTGCCcttgaacaaaatattttcttgttaAGTATGcttttcagttgagattatattctcgtgaggAAAAGCTGTTACAAGAGATAAACTATTAAAATGGACTTGAGATCCCAGGTAAAGGTACGCCGTTTCTAAGACTAACACTAAttacttcttgtttcttataagccctgtacttacttgatcgtcggagtgcaatcaacgggtagggccccctctgtctCAACGAAGCCGCGTTCCAACGAAACAAAAGGAAGAACAAATTCCAACAGAGATAGACAGAGCCAGAGCTTGTCACTAGGATCAACCGACGAGCATGTCAACCGACAtgaacatttggtgcccactGTGGGGCCTGATAAAACCAAGTCCTACCCGTAGTTAAGTTGAAGTTCCTGGACgtaattgttgggtctattaatgtctaagttcaagaggggaggggtgaattgaacatataaaattttcgcaagcacaaactgttttcagtatatcagaggtaaaagaacagattgattagAATGAACAAAATTGATTCTTCAAAACTGTCTAACACAAACAGAACTGCACCAGATTGGGATTAAGGCCAGATAGTGAAAGATAGCTAAATCAGATTGGTTCACTTTTAACAGTTTTGAAGAACACACACTATACCAAAAGAACAATCAAATTTATTCAACACAAAGCTTTAAGGACAATGAATCTTTTACATGAATTTTATGAAGAAACCTATTAGTTCTTAATTCAATTGCAAACTTATATTTAAaagctttgtttatgattagagAACTTTTCCAGATTaagaagaacagtttttattaagcccagaattaacagatttgatttcaaatgaacagatttcgttcttgacagaattaagcaaaaccagaaacaagtgcagggatgagaagagaaacacaagagtttttatactggttcactcatcaagagctacgtccagttcaccttactccaaggtggaatccactaaaacagatacaatcaattacaacatacacagcagttcttgaaccctacaagaacttcaacaaacactgctgaaaaacactattccggCACActttgcactccaagaaaccctatcaagagtgactaacacttatacctattacaagaatgaataagggaaagattacacctgaaattgtgttgcaagaacataaaccagttgttctatttgctcAAAGACAGTACCAACACCTTCATCCAGCACAAGGTTCTTTAAGAACAAGCACACATCTCTTTCTATTGAAGaaacctttgcaaaacctttCCAATTCTCTTCCTCACACAAGAAATGTTTTATCTCTGTTAAAACTGTGATTGCGCAGCATCCCTTCATGTGAGAagggcattttattttatagagaacagtttctaaccacttttcaaaaaacagtttcagagcagttttaaaacaacagattgattctaaaaacaacatgttaaatgttaacaaaactgccagctcaacttaactgaaataacagactgagCTTTATCTTTGGTGCCTTAACTAAATTTCGAAAAACCTTTCAACAgagcaaaaataaacctattgtttctcaaggaaacagatttatttttgtactgaatcaaaccttttaagaaaactttaaaaagcttttccgaaaccatttaaccacatcatgtgcgtgatcttactaccttgatttggcatctaggatgggtcatgcagcaaaaggcaaccttgaataCACACAAACCTAAAATACAGGATCATCTAAGACACATTGcaaccttcaaagcaaactagctaaagactacatcaaacacaccaatgcaaggtagagatgagcttcatccatctccAACAGTAATGAGGAATACAAGACAAGGTTCGGTAGGATCTAAAGGAAGCGACAATCCCACAATGCAGCAACTTATGGAGACTGTGAAGGCTCTTCAGTAGGCGATAACAACATCTAGAGCTAAACAGGAAAGGCTCATGGCGGAGACTTGAGCCGAGAAGGTGCTCAGGAAAGACCCACTCATGGCGGAGATAGATGCGTCACAAGCAAGTAATGAGGAGTTATGCAAAACCAATGAGGAGTTGCGTAAGGATTTACAACAGTTGGGCGAACGCTCCACAGGGGAGCGAGGCTCGACTATTCAAACAAGGGCTCGTCCCATGGCTATTCTCACAGGCGTTTATGGACGCTGTCATACCAGCTAGTTTCATAACGCCCAAGATTGTTTTTACAGGTACAAAAGACCCTAAGGCCCATCTCACAACATTCAATGCTCAGGTGATGATTTCAGGAGGAACGGACGTTATGCATTGCAAGATGTTTATGGGCACGTTTACATGCACGATGCTACAGTGGTTTGTTGGCCTCCCAGACAACCACATCACCTATTTCGATCAATTTTCTGGATTGTTGAGGGAGCAATTCATCGTCAACCAAGGTCAACCGCCTGTCCCTTTCGACCTCTTCGGTGTGAAGCAAAGACAAGGAGAACCTTTGAAGGATTTTTTGAACAAGTTTGGGGAGTTCGTAGTGAAGCTCCAGACTCAAGATGAGGTCCTGATGATCCATGCCTTTGGGCAAGGGATCATGTCAGGACCATTCAGTGACTCGCTGATAAGAAATCGAGCGAGAACGTTTGGGGAGATCCGACGACGGGATGTCGCCCACATCGTCGCAGAAGAGGTTGTAACAGTGAAGCACGGTAGCACATACCCAGGGCAGGCCAAGCCCAAAGAAAGAAGTTGAGCTTAACCAATGAGAGTGCATGAAGCTGTGACCGAGAAGAGGTCAGACACATGGCGAACACCTTACGCACCAAGGAAGAGCCAACCCAGAACAAAGGCGAGAGATGACTTGCCTTTCCGACCAAAGTTCAGAATGGCGTACAAGGAACTGTTGGCCATGTTGAGAATGGCAGACAAGCTAAGGTTCCCCTCGAAATCTGATAGGAACTTGGGACCGCGAAAGGAGatctggtgtgagttccacaaagCCTTCGGGGATGATGTGGAGCACTGTATAACCCCAGGCTACCAGTTAGCAGGATTGATAAAAGATGGGTTCTTGAAGGAATACCTGGAAGGGAGCCAGGAAGGATCGAATGAGGAGCTTCCTCTAGCGAACCAGGGGCATGAAATACTTGTGCACGACGAGATTAATACTATCTCAGGAGGATTTTCAGGAAGGGAATGTTGCGCTTCCAAACGtaagaagtatgcgagggaAGTGGTGAAGGTAGAGGCGCGAGAACCTGATCAGCCGGCCGAGCCCGACCTCTACTTTACAAGGGCTGATTTGGGAGACGTAGTTCTACATGAGGACGACCCAGTAGTGATCTCGGTCCTCACAGTGGGAATAAGAGTACATAGGGTTCTCATCGACCAAGGGAGCTTGGCCGACGTGATGTTTTGGATGACTTTTAATAAATTGCAGTTGTCACCTGACCAGCTGAGACCATACGACAGCTGCTTATTTGGTTTTGCTGGAAATCAGGTGAAGGTAAGGGGGCATGTGGAGTTGAGGACGAATTTCTAGGATGGCACCTCATCTCGCACAATTACTATAAGGTATTTAGTTGTTAACGCGGTTTCGACTTATAATATGCTTTTGGGCAGACCCTCCTTGAACATGTTAGGTGCGGTGACcttgacaaggcacatgaagatgaagtcgccctCCCTTGAGGGAGGGGTAATCGTCACTAAGTCTAACCAGAAGGTGGTGAGGAAatgttatgaaaacagcctgaagaggaGAAGGGTAGTATGCACGGTCACCACCCAAGCCCAAGGACCTGATGTAACCACCCAAACACAGATCACCAGCGAGAGGCGACCTGAGCCCGTTGGTAAGGAGAGAGAGATCAAAGGGAAGTTGTTCAG
Encoded here:
- the LOC137806435 gene encoding uncharacterized protein; the protein is MRVHEAVTEKRSDTWRTPYAPRKSQPRTKARDDLPFRPKFRMAYKELLAMLRMADKLRFPSKSDRNLGPRKEIWCEFHKAFGDDVEHCITPGYQLAGLIKDGFLKEYLEGSQEGSNEELPLANQGHEILVHDEINTISGGFSGRECCASKRKKYAREVVKVEAREPDQPAEPDLYFTRADLGDVVLHEDDPVVISVLTVGIRVHRVLIDQGSLADVMFWMTFNKLQLSPDQLRPYDSCLFGFAGNQVKVRGHVELRTNF